The Infirmifilum lucidum DNA segment GGAGACTGGCGAGATCCTCTAGCCCTGCTCTCTCAAGCAGAGCAGCCAGGAGGGACATGGAGTGTGTTCGCGGGTAGTCTCCAAGCCTCTCCAATAACAGAGACTTGACATGCAGATGCACGGCTTGCTCTGAGAGGAAAACCGAGAGGTCATAATCTCCGGCATTGAAGCTATCTACCGCTCTGTTGAGGAAAGATCTAGCCCTCTTCCTCAGCAACCTGACTTCGTCTAAACGGGACACAAAACAGTATACGCGTTGCTCGTTAAAAACCTAGAGCATAGAAAAAGTCCTCTAGGTAGAACTCTGCGCCTGCTTCAGCTCTTTAAGCCTAGCCTCTACCCGGGCTATCTCCTCCTCGATAAACCTCCTGTACTCCTCGTTCATCCTCCTAAGCTCCTCTTCGAGGAAACGTTTGTACTCTTCGAGCACCCGGGCTTCGTCCTGAGGAGCCGCAGAGCCGAGAACACTACGCCAGTAGTACCACCCCGGGACACCGTAGGCGCGCCAGCAGTAGCCCGGGCCGTATATCCAGCCGGGCCTCTCCCATGGCGGTA contains these protein-coding regions:
- a CDS encoding HEPN domain-containing protein, with the translated sequence MSRLDEVRLLRKRARSFLNRAVDSFNAGDYDLSVFLSEQAVHLHVKSLLLERLGDYPRTHSMSLLAALLERAGLEDLASLLREKWREARLLEDAYIASRYLPREYSREEAEALLKFAEEVLAHG
- a CDS encoding DUF5320 domain-containing protein, giving the protein MGWWRRGRWPGNGPWAHLPPWERPGWIYGPGYCWRAYGVPGWYYWRSVLGSAAPQDEARVLEEYKRFLEEELRRMNEEYRRFIEEEIARVEARLKELKQAQSST